AGCTTCTAATTTACCGAGTCTCTTTTTAATGGCAATCTCCCATGCGGAGACGACACTGACAGTAACATTGTTATCCGGTTGTTTTATGGATTCCATTGCTTGTTGGGATAACAAGCTGGGGTCATCAAGCCACCATAACAGGACATGGGTATCCAATAGCAGATTCATCACACTTTTTCCGGACGAAAGGCTGCCATAAAGGAGTCAGGAAGCTCATCGAAATCGGGGGCTATCTTGACTTTTCCTTTCCACTGTCCGCCTTGTCGGGGGTGTTTGAGGTTTCCCGGCTTTAAGGGTATTAGTTTGGCAACAGGTTCGCCGTTATGTTCAAAAATAATTTCTTCTCCTGCGACAGCACGCTCGACTAACTCAGCCACGTGTTTTTCTGAGGGGTGATGTATATTCACATGCATCTTATTGCTCCCATAAATACATATTATTTTCAATTTGCTTCATTCGATAGATTCTGATGCCGTAGTCTTTGAATACATTGTATAGAGTCTACCATAAAGTTGAGCTTTTTTCAAGTGTGATGTTTCGGCTAATTGTAATCAAGGTATTGACTTTTCCTGATCAATATGCTACAATTTCCTTAGACACTCGCGCATACCTAAATGTCTCCACAAAATTCTACCCCGCAATTCAAACAGATTTCGCCCGCAGGTATTTACAGGGTTGAATTGCGATTTTCTGCAACAAATATAACAACAAGTGTGTAGTCCGTAATGAAATTAGGTTCTCCTTAAATGGCATAATTTTGCTTCGCAGCGAGAATGCTTTACATGTGGAGGCGGATATATGGAGAGGAACTTTCAGGTTCCAATCCAGCTAACCAAACCGCAAGGTATAACTAAAAAATGTCAGGATATTATAGATTTCCAACAATTTGTCAAGATACTATTGTTTTTGTATGTGAAGATGATTTATGGACGGTTCCCGTTGAAGGTGGAATTGCAAGGCGACTCACATCGAATCTCGGCACAGCGAGTGCTCCTCGCTTATCGCCGGATGGTGAACGACTTGCGTTCTCAGGACGTGAAGAAGGTCCGTCCGAGGTTTATGTTATGCCCGCACTCGGCGGCGAGGCGAAGCGGCTCACCTATCAAGGGAGCAATGCTGCTATCGTCAACTGGGATGCCGATAGCAACGCGATTCTCTATGCCAGTAATGCCGGTTTGGCATTTGATCCCTGGATATGGAAGATCTGCGCCGATGGGGGCGAACCGCAACGCCTATCCTACGGTCCCGCGAATCATATCGATTTCAGTGCTACGGGTGACGTTGTCCTCGGTAGATTGACCCGTGAACCTGCACGCTGGAAACGCTATCGCGGCGGCACTGCTGGACAACTCTGGGTTAACTCGGATGGCGATGGACAATTTCAGCTCCTCGCGCCCGTAGATAGTAATTTCACAACACCGATGTGGATTGGTGAACGTATCTATTTCATTTCTGACCACGAGGGTGTTGGTAATATCTACTCTTGCCTACCGACGGGTGAAGACATTCAACGCCACACGCATCAGGATACCTATTACTGTCGTTCCGCGCAGACAGATGGCACACGTATCGTCTATCACACGGGTGCTGACTTATTTGTTTATGAAATTGAGAGTGGTACGGAAACCCGTGTTGATGTCGAATTCCGAAGCTCGCGTACCCAGCGACAACGGAAGTTCGTGAGTCCATCGCGCTACCTACAGAATTATGCCCCAACGCCAGACGGTCATGCATTGGCAGTAACCGTTCGAGGGAAACCCTTTACAATGGCGAATTGGGAGGGTGCCGTTCTCCAGCACGGCGAACGCAACGGAACACGCTATCGCTTTACGGAGTGGCTCAACGATGGGAAGCGTCTTGTTACGCTGTCCGATGCTGAGGGTGAAGAGGCTCTTGAAATTCATACACGTGATGGGAGTGCTGACGTTGTTCGGCTTGACGCGCTTGACATCGGGCATGTTCGGCAACTCGCTGTTGCTCCGCAGATTGAAGGCGACGAGAAAGATTGGCTGCTGCTTATCAATAATCGTCTCCAACTTTTGCACATTGATTTAGAGACACAGGAAATGCGGGTGCTTGACAAGGGACACTATCAAAGTATCCGAGATGTAGCGTGGTCGCCTGATGGAAAATGGTGTGCCTATAGTTTCGCATCTACGGAAACCACCCGTTCAATCAAACTCTGTAGAATTGAGACAGGTGAGACGTGGTTCGTCACAGATCCAGAATTCAACGATTTCGGTCCGGCATGGGATCCAGAGGGGAAATATCTCTATTTTCTCTCCTATCGCGAATTCAATCCCGTCTATGACGCGCTCCACTTTGATCTTGGGTTTCCGACGGCGATGCGTCCTTTGCTGGTGACCTTGCAAAACACATTAGGTAATCCGTTTATCCCGGAACCTCGTCCGCTTGAGGATGAGAAGGATGAAGGAGAAGAGAAACAGGACGGCGAAGATAAGACATCTGACGAGAAATCTGAGCAGAAGACGGAGAAACTGATAACCATAGATGTGGAAGGAATTACGCAGCGCGTCGTCGCGTTCCCATATCCGCACGGACTTTATCGACAGATCGCTGGTATTGAAGGCAAAGCGATTTTTACGTCGTTTCCGGTGCAAGATACTCCCCCAGACGATGAGGATAACAGACCGAGAGGCGTGCTCCATGCCTACGACTTCAAGGAGCAAAAAAAGGAGACACTTGTTTCTGGTATTAATGACTTTCAACTCTCGCGTGATGTGAAAACGATTGTCTATTCCACTGGAAATCGGTTGCGTGTTATCAAGGCGGGCAAAAAGACGGAAGGCGATTCCAAGTCCGGGAGTAGAGGGGGGCCGAGCCGACAGACCGGTTGGATTGACTTGAGTCGTGTTAAAGCCTCCATCGTTCCGACAGCCGAGTGGCATCAGATGTATCGGGAGGCGTGGCGGCTTCAGCGTGAGTATTTCTGGACGGGGGATATGTCCGGTGTGGATTGGGAGCATGTGTATCAACGCTATCTGCCCCTCCTTGAACGGATTGCAACGCGCGGTGAATTCTCGGACTTGATGTGGGAGATGCAGGGGGAACTCGGCACCTCACATGCGTATGAAATGGGGGGAGATTATCGGAGTTCCCCGAATTACGCCCAGGGGTTCCTCGGTGCCGATTTTGCTTACGATGCGGAGAGCAATGGGTATCGTATCACGCATATTCCGCGCGGCGACGGTTGGGAGGCGACGAAGGATTCTCCTCTTAACGCACCAGGGATTAATATCCGTGAAGGCGATGTTTTACTCGCTATCGCTGGGCAGCGCATCAGTGAAACCGTTTCGCCGGGTGAACTGCTCGTGAGTCTCGCAAATCAGGATATCCAAGCGACGTTCCGAAGTGCGGATGATGGCGAGGAACGCGTCGTCACACTCAAGGTTCTCGAAAGCGAACGCGAACTTCGGTACCGCGAATGGGTATCCCATAATCGGCGGTATGTCCATGAAAAAACCGACGGCAAAATCGGATATGTGCATATTCCTGACATGGGACGGCGTGGGTATGCGGAGTTTCACCGCGGTTTTCTCGCCGAGGTGAGTTATCCGGGGTTGTTGATCGATGTCCGCTACAATGGCGGTGGGCATGTTTCGCAACTGCTCTTAGAGAAGTTATCTCGCCGTCGCATTGGGTATGATGTCCCGCGGTGGGGGACACCGCATCCGTATCCAGAGGCTTCCGTTTTGGGTCCGATGGTGGCTGTCACAAATGAGAATGCGGGTTCCGATGGCGATATTTTCTCGCACTGTTTCAAGTTGATGGAGTTGGGGTTGCTCATCGGTAAGCGGACGTGGGGAGGTGTTATCGGTATTTCACCGCATCAGGCATTTGTCGATAGAGGTGGCACAACGCAGCCGGAGTATTCTTTCTGGTTCATTGATGTTGGCTGGAGTGTTGAGAACTACGGGACGGATCCGGATATAGAGATAGATTATCGTCCGCAAGATTATGCCACGGAAGCCGATCCGCAGCTCGACCGCGCAATCGAAGAACTCCTCCGTCAGATGGAGGAGAATCCGCCCGAAGTCCCCGATTTCGGCGAACGTCCGCGTTTGACCTTGCCCACACTCCCGAAAGCGTGATATGATATGTGTAAGCAATAATCAATAATGCGCCATATACACCCAAGAGAACTACAATTCTACCAGACACCAAACGGTCGAGAACCTTTCTCTGAATGGCTAAAATCAATTCGGGATCCAGAAATAAAAAACAGAATCCAAAGACGACTTGACCAGATCGAAAATGGCAATTTAGGCGATTATAGGTCTGTCGGCGAAGGTGTTTTTGAGATACGGTTCCACTTTGGAACGGGTTATCGCATCTATTTTAGTGAAGTAGATAACACAATTTCCTTTTGCTTTGCGGCGGGGACAAATCATCGTAGACACGGGATATTGAACGCGCAAAAAACTATTGGTTAGAATACAAGGAACACAACAATGAGAAAATTGAGAATATGGCGCGCATATCTAACTGAACGGTTTACTGCTAATCCAGAAGAGGCAATTCGGTATCTCAAATTCTCACTTGAGGAATACCAAGTTGACGGTGACACGCCTTTGCTGCTGCTGGCACTGTGGACGGTCGTAGAATCGCAGGGCGGGATTTCCGGACTCGCCCAGAAAACCGGACTCGCTCCAGAATCCCTCTCCGACATTCTGTCCAGCAACGAAGCACCGCGGATTGACACGCTCAGCACTATTCTCAACGCGTTGGGATGTAGACTCTTGATTCGACCGGTAGCAGACACGGACTCCTGTGTTGAATCTAAGCGCGAAGACGAAAGAGACATAAACACGACTGTGGAGAAAAGTATGGCGCAAGTAATTGAACCGCCCGTATCTTGATTGAAGCCAATAGTTCAAGTAAATTTTTTCTTCTTGGATGCAAATGCGGTTGTTTGTGAAAGAAAACGGGTAAGTGAGGTAGTCTTATGGCAAAAGCGGAAGTTGAAGTCCAATTCACATTTACACTGCCTATTGACGAGAGTTTTTTGCGACACAAAACCGATGCGGAACGTAAAGCGAAAGAGGCTTTTGTGCTTGAACTCCTTCGGCATGGGGATATTAGTGCCGGTAGAGCTGCGAAACTTCTCGATATTTCGCGATGGGATCTTTCAGACTTGATGTCTGTGGCTGGAATCTCCCCTTTTGCTGAACTCAGTGCTGCAGATCTTGATACTGAAGTCGAAACTGCTCTAAAGGTTTTGAATAACCAAGACGATGAAGAACCATTATGCGTATACTCTGTGCGAACGTAGGGAGCACCTCGTTCAAATACCAAATTATTGATATGAAGACCACGACCTCGCTCGTCAAGGGAGGCGTGGAACGTATCGGTAATTCACCCTCTGCTTTCACACACGCTGTGCCGGGGAAACCGTCCCGCGAAGGCGAAATCGATGCACCCACACATACTGTTGCTATCGCGCACGCCATGGATCTAATCACCGATGCCGAGGTCGGATGTTTTGAAGACTTGGGGCAATTGGACGGTGTCGGATTCAAAACCATTCTTGCCCGAGGCTACTGGCGTTCCGCACGGATTACCGAAGAGGTAATAACCGCGCTGGAGACCTCTACACCGCTCGCACCGATGCATAACCCCGCGTATATCGCTTCTATCCGTGCCTTTCAGGAATTGCTTCCCGCAACCCCACTCGTTGCAGTTTTTGAGACGTGGTTCCATCAGACGATCCCGGATTACGCCGCCGAATTCGGTGTCCCTCGCTTCTGGGTGGAACAGCACGACATCCGTCGTTACGGCTACCACGGGGCTTCACACCGATACATCTCCGAACGCGTGCCGCAACTGCTCGGACAGGAAACAGGGGAAGGATTGCGTATTATCTCTTGTCATCTCGGTGGGAGTTCATCTCTCTGCGCCATCAAGGACGGGGAATCTATGGATACGTCGATGGGCACGTCTACGCAATACGGGATGATTCAGTCTACCCGTTGTGGTGAGTTAGACGCATTTGCTGTGCTCTATATGATTGACAAAGAGGGGTTCTCTACGGATGAGATTCGTCGTCAATTGGTTGAGGATTCCGGGTTGAAAGGGATCTCTGGCACGAGTGGCGATATGCGTGATATAGAAGCGGCGATTGATGCAGGCAACGATGATGCCCGATTGGCACTCGATACTTACGTTTACGGTGTGAAAAAATATATCGGTGCGTATATCGCTGCGCTGGGCGGAGTCGATGTGATCGCATTTGCTGGGGGTATCGGTGAGAAAAGCCCAATCACGCGAGCGAAAATCTGTGAAGGACTGGAATGGTCCGGTATTCACTTAGATGCCGTGAAGAATGAGCAACTTACTGGCGAAGTAGACCTCTCGGCGGCTGACAGCCGCGCCAAAATCCTTGTTGTTGCTACGAATGAAGAATTGATCGTTTCACGTGAGACCGCGCGGGTTCTCAAGGCGCGCGGTTGACAATCGCTTACATCAAATATTCTCGATCCCTAAAAATTCGGATCGCAAGCCACAGCAGCACCACTGTCAATATGAAGATGACGAGAAGTGCCACCCACGCGGATGGCGGTGATGTGCCTAAAAGTTCATTGAAATCGCTTCGCGGCAGTCTATAACGTGGAAATAGCGTGAAAAGATAGTGTGATATAGAGAGTCTCTTGATTGCAGTCGGCATCAGTGGACTTGCGGTAATATTTTCCCATCCCATCAAATATACCAACCCCCACAATACAGGATTCTTGAATTTGGCTGCCAGCAGTGCAGCAAGTGCACCGTAAATTAACAGTGCTAATGCCATTGAGACGGTATAGCGTAGACTCATACCTACCTGAAAAAACACGCCGTTCTGTAATTTTGGGTGCGTTAGCATAATACCCGTCAGGATCAGATGAGATATTCCGATAAGCGTAACAGTCCCGACGAGGTATGCAGCGAATTTGCTAAGAAGAATCGACGATTTACGGATCGGACGCATCTGAAGATATATCAAACCTTTTCCGTCGATTTCATCTGAGATGATGGCAGTGCCGTAGAAAATTGAGGATAGATTCACCAAGAGTCCATAAAGTGCCAACGTTAACATAGGGATGAATCGGTTGACTGTTCCACTCCCTTGTGCGATGAACCGAAATGCGAGTGCTATGACAAGTGATAGCAGACATCCAAGCAGAATGAGGACGGTTCGTTTACTCCAAAACATTTGGCGAAGCGTCACTTTAAAAAGTGAGAAATAGGCGGGAAAAGATTTTGTGTTAAGAGCCATCTGTAACCTTTTAGTGGATGTTAATCTTAGATAATATTAACATTAATTTGGGAGTATCGCAAGTTTTGTTTTGAGTATGCAGAGCCGTTCAGTTCTCCGGTAGGAGGGAACTCCGATTCCCGACAATATTGGGTATCAGCGAAGAGGCTATCGGAAACTATCGGTACAGAGGTATGCGTCTAACAACACCCTCTGCCTTACGGATCGCCGACTGCCGACTGCTGACTGCTAATTTGTAGGAGGGAACTCCGATTCCCGACACCTCCGAAAATCAAGGAAAATAGCGAAAACTGAAGAGAATTGTCTAACAATCCCAATGCTTTAGCGTTGGGTCCAACCCCGTTGACTCGTGCAGGAGTCAAAAAAAGCGTTGACATTTTTTGTAAAAAAGTGGTATAATGATAGTATCACGTTGGAAACCAGCATTACCAGCGTCACCGCTTGGTGGCGTGCTGGTTTCCTCCCACTGGTAAGGGGATAAAAGCGTGATACGTGATATACCATGCGAAAAACAGATAAAGACTATCGTAGTTACATTGTAGCGACAGAAAAGCCAAATGAGGGGTCGTATCTATTCCAAGACGGTATCGCTGACCCAAGAGACACACGATAAAAAAGGGTTTTGGCTTTCGGATAGCGGACTCAAGAAGTATTTGAAGTTCAAGGAATATCCATGCCACGCCCATTCAGTTCAAGCGATCATAGACGACTATTGCGGTGCAAGACGTGCATTCTTTAGCAATCTTGAGAGTAATTCAAATGCGAGGCCACCCTTCAAACGGAGTTGGTATCATACATTTACATGGCGTGCGTCAGGTATCACTTACAAGCGCGGAAAACTTCGACTCTCTATGGGGCGTGGCAGAGACGCACTTTATATCAAAATAGATAAGAAGTTTCATGGTAAAGTGCCAGCAGAGGTTTCACTCGTCTATAACAGAAACACGCATATCTATGAGTTCCACGCGACTTATGAGACACAGTCCCAAAGGAAACCTAAAGCGGATATAGGCAGTGTCGTTGCTGTAGATTTAGGCGAAATACATCCCATCGTCTCTTTTGACGGACTCACCGCCGAAATCTATAACGGCAGATACTTACGGAGTCTCGTTCAATATCGAGAGAAGTTCAAAGCAACAATAAATCAGTTGCTTTCACGGTGTCAGCGTGGAAGTAGGCGTTGGAAGAAACTCAAGCGTGCCAAGAACCGAACTCTTAACACCCTTAATAATCTTATCCGTGACGTTCGACATAAACTCACGTCTCGGTTTGTCTCTGCGTGTAAATCTAAGAAAGTAGAGACGATTGTGATAGGTGATATAAAGCACATACGACAATCTATAGACTATGGATCAAAAATCAATCAGAAGTTGCACCAATGGGCGTTTGGGAAAATAACAGAAATGATTGCCTACAAAGCGAAAGGGGTCGGTATCCAGGTTGACTCCCAAGACGAAGCCTATACGTCGCAAACCTGTCCGCAGTGTGGGCATAAGAAAAAGCCGAATAAACGGGCATATCACTGCCCTAAATGTAAATGGCACGGACACCGAGATGTCGTAGGTGCGAGCAACATTCTGACGAAGTATCAGGGTTGGTTATTCAACCCTGTAGTTGGGGCGGNNNNNNNNNNNNNNNNNNNNNNNNNNNNNNNNNNNCCCTTTCGGGGACTCAAATCAAGTAAGCCTCCTATAAGGAAGCAAAGAAGCACACGCCTTTAGGCGTTGTGAGTATCACTGGATCTGTGTTATTTGCAGAGCCATTCAATTGTCACGAACCCTTTTTGTGGGAGGGGTTTTTAACCTCGCTTCTTGTCTATATCAGTGTTCACCTATTCCCGCTAATGGACTCAGAAAACCGAAAACTAAATGTCTCTGGTGTTATTTGTAGTTGGGATTGCAAAATTATGGAAAAATATGCTATGATAACCCAAGTTGCTACGAATGAGTTTTGAACCTTTTAAGAAGCTTTTCGGGCACTTTTTCACCCCGTAAGGGTGCTATGTCTATAGAAAACTCCATTACATTACGGATAGGTTCTTGATCGATATCAGGAGCCTGTAATGTAATGAAGGGCGGATTTACGGGGAGAATCATTGTTCATTCAATTCACCTGACCGAACCGCAAGGAATAATTAAAAGATGAATCAGCATGATTTTAGCATCACCGAGTCGGAACTTAATTTTTTCAAAACATTCGGTTATCTCAGTTTTCCACAACTGATGGCGGATCGGATTACTGCAATCCAGGACGCTTTTGAAGCAGTCTGGGAAGAGAGAGGCGGGGGACATAACGGTAAACCGCACGAAGGTGCTGCACGTTCCTGCATTGTACCGTTCATTGATCAGAGTGAGGAGTTGTCATCGCTATTGGATGATCCAAGGATTTTAAGGATCGCGAAGGCGTTGCTCGGCGATGATTTCAACTACATGGGCAGCGATGGGAATTTCTACGTCGGCGATACGGGGTGGCACTCAGATGGTGGGCATAAGTTGGAAGACCCGATGCACATCAAGATTGCGTTCTATCTCGACCCACTGACTCGTGATACAGGTGCGCTTCGCGTGATTCCAGGAAGCCATCTTTTCGGCGATAACTATGCGGATGCACTCTCTAAACAGGCTGGAAAGAGCCAGGACTTTTGGGAAATACACGGTAAGGATGTTCCAGCCACGGTATTTGAGACAACCCCCGGCGATCTGGTTTTGTTTAACCATAATACCAAGCATGCGGCGTTCGGTGGTGGCACGCGGCGACGTATGTTTACGATGAATCTCTGTCAAAGGTATCCTGACGATAAACTCGATGCGCTGCAAGCCTATATCTCTGGATCTTCGCGCTTCTGGATTGATCGGAAGTATGGCGAGAAGATGATACGCACGGCGACACCCGAACGCTGGATACATCTTGAACAGGTGCGCGCAAACGATGGACATCTCGCTGAACTCTCGCGCCAAGCACAAGAGCGAATGAGTGAACCTTCACGCGGGTAATGCCTGTTCCCAAGTGTTTCGGACATAGGCGATTGACTGTTCAAACCCTTTCTGTCCCGAACGACTCGCTTCCTCGATGCTAAGCCAACCGTCGTAGCCTGTTTGTCTCAGGCGCGAGAAAATTGCTTGGATGGGTGAGGCACCCGTGCCGACGCGGACAGGTTCAAATACCCTAATTGCCCGTAGGTCGAAGATATGCAGCACAACGATCCGTTGAATAACCTTCTCCAAAAGTGCGAGGACATCTTCACCAAGCACAAGCGGGTTTGCAGTGTCGAAGCAGACACCGAGGGGTGTGTCAGAAAGCGCGTCTAAAATCTCTAAAAATATCTCTGTGGGTTGTGAGAAATCCCAATAATCCCAAGGCGCGCCTTTGGTATGGTTCTCATAAGCGAGGGTGATACCGTGCTTTTCTGCTGCGTCAAGGGCGCGACGGAATCCGTCTGTCACCCAACGCACGCCTGCTTCACGTTCAGTACCCGGATGGTTCTGTCCTGCTGTCACCCGAATGAACTTTACGCCTAATGCTTTTGCCAGTCCGATGTCCGCTTTCAGATCGGATAACTCCTGTGCGCGTTGTCCTGCGTCGGGATGTGTGAAGTCGCAATAACAGGCGATCATACACGGCTCTATATTGGACTTTTCGAGGACGGTGCGTATGTTGTTTATCGTTTCTGCGTCGCGCTCTGGAAAGAATTTGATACTGAAATCGACCGCATCCAGCCCTAATTCCGCACCGAACCGAATCCAATTGGCGACGGTCCTTTTTCCTGTGAAGATGTCATCGTAAAGAGAGACGGGGAGGCAACTCAGTTTCATTGTTTATATCCTTTAGGGTCTATTGGATTATTGGAAACCATCGGCACTTGGTTGGAAGATTGGAAAATTGAGGGACACCCATTCTTCCATCCGTCCATCCATCCCATCCATTCTTCCTACCGACTGCTAATTGCTGACTGCTGACTGCTATTCAGAACATGAACCGATACATTGGACGTTCTAAAGCGATGCCGATTAAGGTCCAGATGGCACCGAGAAGAAACTCGCCGATAACTAAACCGATGAAGAACGGCATCGCACGACGATAGGTGCGGAGTCCTCCCGCCTGAAAGAGAATCGCTTTTATCCCCCACGACAAGAAAATCGAGAACCAATACCAACTCGTATTCCAAAAACTCAGGGACAAGGCATAGCCTGCGGGGTGAAACGGCCACCAGATGAAACGGCGGCGTAGCACCATCAGGAGCGTTGTTAGGGCAATCGCGCCACTCGAAGCGGAAACCGCACCGACATCTATGGATTGTGGGTTAATGAGCCATTGTTTCAGTTGCTCGTAGGTCCAGCGGCATTGTGCCTGCTCACCATAAACTGCCGCCCCGTAGTGATAACCTTGTGCATAGTATGCCCAAGCCGATGAAATCGTGCCGACGATGGTCACCAAGATGATGGCAACGATAAAGCGGTTGTGCGATAACCCACGAACCTGTGCGACCTTGAAGCCCTCCAACATAATCGGCATCGGATGGGAGCGATAGGATCGGTTGAAACCGTGAAACATACTAAATGTGGTTAATCCTTCTGCACCAATGCGACGAGTGCCGAGAAAGGAGACGAGGACTTTGTCCGGTCTCCACGGCACATCGTGTGCAGGGGGACCGACTTCAGCACGAATACGCGTAATAGCGATGGCTAACGCGAAGAAGAGTGTAAAGTAGCCGAGAATGCTGAAGATCGGTGTGCCTGTACTTTTGAAGAACACAAGGATGAAGATACCACCGAATATTAACCCGATGATCGCGTATCTGATGTGTGCTGAAGGTGTACCCATTGCGCCTGGTTCTGCAGTGCCGCCTCGGAAAGCGTGTTTTATCTGTCGAGCGATGAACTTTCGGCTGAGCCATATCGCAGAGACCCCTAAGCAGAACCATGCCCCGAACGATTGCGCATCGAGAAATGGGAATCCCGGTAGATGTCCAATCCCCGCCATCGTCCCCCAGACACGCGTCATTTTGTGGAAGAGATAGAAAAACCAGATAGAGAACGAGAGTTCTAATGGAATAAAGAAACTCATCCCAATAGCAAATGGATAGACGGCGAAGGGAAGATTGCCAATGGCGTTCAGTGGTTTTGTCTGGAAATACTGTCCTAAGTTGTGGAGACTCCCTCCTAATCCCGGCACAACTGGGAATAGAAAGTGGAGACCGTTAAGAAGGTTTATCCCGCCTGCAAGCACAGCCCCTAACAGAAATAGACGATTGCTCAGGAGGACACGTCCCCCATTTTCCGTCAAATGCAGCGGGATTTGAATGACCGGGTAGCTGAGTTTTTCGTGGTTCACCCATTGGTGTCGAATGAGGATCGTAATACAGAGCATCATACACGTCAGCACGATGATAAGGGCTGACCACCAGAGCACAGGGGGCATCCAGAGCTCTAAATGTTGGACAGTGTGAAGTGAGTCGTCCCCTTGATAGAAGGTCGCCAACACGTTCCGTTCTTTGATGGTCAGCCAATCTGGCATGTGGCGATGGAACAGTTCACCCCATTCGTTCTCTGGGCTTGCGAACCAGATGGGATAGGTGAGCAGGGGCCAGAGTATCTGGAGTGTGTCGTGTCCAGCGATGGAGGAAGCGATGGATACGAGTAGGTAGACCACCATCAACTCGGCATCAGTGAGACTCGCATTTTTCCCGATGGCACGAAGCAAAGGATTTACCGCCATCAAGATTAACACAACAAAAATGACGTTGAAGTAAACGGTGGAGACGGTGGGGAAACTCTGACCTGTACCATAACCACTGGGACCCCAGTTAATCATGAGCCAGTAGGAGTTCGGGATGGTGATGAGGAGTGCGAGTAGAACAGCGCGAAAGCTGACTTTTGGCGAAGCTTGCGGGTTTCCAAAACTCGCGCTACGAAAGTTGTTTGGCATTTTTGGGTTTCCCGTTTTCATTATACAGAGAACGTAGGAAATTGTCAACGAACGTTCAAAAAAGATCAGGGCGAATTAAAAATTCTATCTTGATTTGGGGTGTTTTAATGGTATAATATTATAAAAAGCATTAAGCAAATTGCAACGCTATTCAAGGCGTTGCACAGACGTTAAGGAGAGTAAAATGTTTAGCAATTTATTCCGTCTGCGTGTTAGAGACTCGCTCGCTGCGCCACATCTATTTCAAGTCTGTTTCGTGGTTGTGGTACTAATGATAATCGCGACGGTTTCGACTGAAGCAGACCTCAGCGACCCGACGTTGTCCGTCTACTATAGTTTCGATGAGGATGGCGATACCGTCAAGGACGGTTCCATTTACGGCAACGATGGGAAAATCGAAGGGAAATCCAAAAGAGAAAAAGGCGTTATTGACAAAGCAATCGTCTTGGAGGCGAATACGTGGATAGATATGAACGGACCTGAATTTGAAAATGTGCCGCTTGAGGGTCTCACTATTGCGGTTTGGGTCAATCATACCGGCTCACCGG
This genomic stretch from Candidatus Poribacteria bacterium harbors:
- a CDS encoding PDZ domain-containing protein; this encodes MSGYYRFPTICQDTIVFVCEDDLWTVPVEGGIARRLTSNLGTASAPRLSPDGERLAFSGREEGPSEVYVMPALGGEAKRLTYQGSNAAIVNWDADSNAILYASNAGLAFDPWIWKICADGGEPQRLSYGPANHIDFSATGDVVLGRLTREPARWKRYRGGTAGQLWVNSDGDGQFQLLAPVDSNFTTPMWIGERIYFISDHEGVGNIYSCLPTGEDIQRHTHQDTYYCRSAQTDGTRIVYHTGADLFVYEIESGTETRVDVEFRSSRTQRQRKFVSPSRYLQNYAPTPDGHALAVTVRGKPFTMANWEGAVLQHGERNGTRYRFTEWLNDGKRLVTLSDAEGEEALEIHTRDGSADVVRLDALDIGHVRQLAVAPQIEGDEKDWLLLINNRLQLLHIDLETQEMRVLDKGHYQSIRDVAWSPDGKWCAYSFASTETTRSIKLCRIETGETWFVTDPEFNDFGPAWDPEGKYLYFLSYREFNPVYDALHFDLGFPTAMRPLLVTLQNTLGNPFIPEPRPLEDEKDEGEEKQDGEDKTSDEKSEQKTEKLITIDVEGITQRVVAFPYPHGLYRQIAGIEGKAIFTSFPVQDTPPDDEDNRPRGVLHAYDFKEQKKETLVSGINDFQLSRDVKTIVYSTGNRLRVIKAGKKTEGDSKSGSRGGPSRQTGWIDLSRVKASIVPTAEWHQMYREAWRLQREYFWTGDMSGVDWEHVYQRYLPLLERIATRGEFSDLMWEMQGELGTSHAYEMGGDYRSSPNYAQGFLGADFAYDAESNGYRITHIPRGDGWEATKDSPLNAPGINIREGDVLLAIAGQRISETVSPGELLVSLANQDIQATFRSADDGEERVVTLKVLESERELRYREWVSHNRRYVHEKTDGKIGYVHIPDMGRRGYAEFHRGFLAEVSYPGLLIDVRYNGGGHVSQLLLEKLSRRRIGYDVPRWGTPHPYPEASVLGPMVAVTNENAGSDGDIFSHCFKLMELGLLIGKRTWGGVIGISPHQAFVDRGGTTQPEYSFWFIDVGWSVENYGTDPDIEIDYRPQDYATEADPQLDRAIEELLRQMEENPPEVPDFGERPRLTLPTLPKA
- a CDS encoding helix-turn-helix domain-containing protein, which codes for MRKLRIWRAYLTERFTANPEEAIRYLKFSLEEYQVDGDTPLLLLALWTVVESQGGISGLAQKTGLAPESLSDILSSNEAPRIDTLSTILNALGCRLLIRPVADTDSCVESKREDERDINTTVEKSMAQVIEPPVS
- a CDS encoding acetate/propionate family kinase: MRILCANVGSTSFKYQIIDMKTTTSLVKGGVERIGNSPSAFTHAVPGKPSREGEIDAPTHTVAIAHAMDLITDAEVGCFEDLGQLDGVGFKTILARGYWRSARITEEVITALETSTPLAPMHNPAYIASIRAFQELLPATPLVAVFETWFHQTIPDYAAEFGVPRFWVEQHDIRRYGYHGASHRYISERVPQLLGQETGEGLRIISCHLGGSSSLCAIKDGESMDTSMGTSTQYGMIQSTRCGELDAFAVLYMIDKEGFSTDEIRRQLVEDSGLKGISGTSGDMRDIEAAIDAGNDDARLALDTYVYGVKKYIGAYIAALGGVDVIAFAGGIGEKSPITRAKICEGLEWSGIHLDAVKNEQLTGEVDLSAADSRAKILVVATNEELIVSRETARVLKARG
- a CDS encoding ABC transporter permease, which codes for MALNTKSFPAYFSLFKVTLRQMFWSKRTVLILLGCLLSLVIALAFRFIAQGSGTVNRFIPMLTLALYGLLVNLSSIFYGTAIISDEIDGKGLIYLQMRPIRKSSILLSKFAAYLVGTVTLIGISHLILTGIMLTHPKLQNGVFFQVGMSLRYTVSMALALLIYGALAALLAAKFKNPVLWGLVYLMGWENITASPLMPTAIKRLSISHYLFTLFPRYRLPRSDFNELLGTSPPSAWVALLVIFILTVVLLWLAIRIFRDREYLM
- a CDS encoding type II toxin-antitoxin system prevent-host-death family antitoxin; amino-acid sequence: MHVNIHHPSEKHVAELVERAVAGEEIIFEHNGEPVAKLIPLKPGNLKHPRQGGQWKGKVKIAPDFDELPDSFMAAFRPEKV
- a CDS encoding UPF0175 family protein, which produces MAKAEVEVQFTFTLPIDESFLRHKTDAERKAKEAFVLELLRHGDISAGRAAKLLDISRWDLSDLMSVAGISPFAELSAADLDTEVETALKVLNNQDDEEPLCVYSVRT